The nucleotide sequence CTTAGGTTGAAAATTTGGTTGCTGGCTTTTTCGCCACTCTCTATGTGTGGTTGGTATATTTTGCTGTGAGCATGGTAAACTATTGGCCGCATTAGCAATTGGATTTTGGACATAAGCATGCCTAAGTTGAGTCGCAGTGCCTTGGTGAGAGCCAGTGCGTTGCAAATGTATGAGTTGGTCAATGATGTCGAGTCTTATCATGAGTTTTTACCTGGCTGTGTTGGCGGTAAAGTCATTGAGTTTGATGGTAAAACCATGTTGGCTTCGGTAGATGTCGCCAAAGCGGGTATCAAGAAAACCTTTACGACTCGCAATCAAGTGATCCCAGGTAAGCGCATTGAACTCAGGCTTGAAAATGGCCCGTTTAAACATTTGCAAGGCTATTGGCAATTTACTGAATTGACTGATGATGCTTGTAAGGTCGAGTTTGAATTAGATTTTGCCTTTTCTAGCCCGTTAGTGGCGCTGGCTTTTGGTAAAATATTTGAAGAGTTAGTCGGTTCTATGGTGCAAGCGTTCAGCCAGCGGGCCAAGGTTATCTATCCAAGGTAAGTTATGAATCCTAATCTAGATAAATTTAGTGTTGATGTTATTTATGCACTGCCAGACAGAGCCAAGGTAGTGAGTGTGATGGTCAATGGTGAGACCACAGTGCTTGAAGCTGTGGTTCAAAGCGGCATAGTCAATTTTTTCCCAGAAATCGATATCAATACCGTGAAGCTTGGCAGTTTTAGTCGCATGGTAAAATCTAGCGAGCTGTTAGTGCCAGGGATGCGGGTAGAAATATACCGCCCCTTGATTGCCGATCCTAAAGATGTGCGCCGTCGCCGCGCTGAGCAAGCCAAAGATGATGGTCGGCTTAATAAGATTACTGGCGCTAAACTTTAAGCAATGACTTTGGTCATTAGCTTTTAGCGTTAATGATGCACTTAGGACTATTTGCTGTGAGTTATCGCTTAAAGGGTGGCTGAAACACTATGGCCGCCATAGTGATTGTCACTCAGTAAAGTAGATAGACACCAAACAATAAGGCCCGCAATTGCGGGCCTTATTGTTTCAGTCATGACTATTCATTATTCACTATCTGTGGTCACAGACTGCTGTGATAACGGCTTTTCTTCTTCAATCAGTGGTTTAGCATCACCACGAGATTGCGGAATCAAAGGTTCAGACGCCGGTTTATTGGTCATAGGTAAGCGGCTTTGCTCAAGCGGGGTGGCAAAGTCAGTATTCAGTTCATAATCACCCGTGACTTGGCTCAGGTTGCCATTAGCATCGAAGTTTAAAATCAATTCTTTGTGAATGATGCTGGCATCGCGGCCACTTTTGAAATGATAAACATAGTACCAAGTGTCATTAGCAAAGCTATCGCGCAGCACTGGGCGACCTAGAATATACTCGGCTTGCTCCTTGGTCATATCAATCCGCAGCTTTTCAACTTGTTGCTGCTCGACATAGTTACCTTGGGGAACGTCGGGCTTATACACTAGCCAATCAAACACACTGCAACCACTGATGCTGAGGCTCAATACGGTCAGGGCTAATACTTGTCTGGTACGTTTTATGGTTATCATTGGTCACTGCAAGCTATCGAGAATGGCCTCAATCATAACTAAGCAAAGGTATGACTGACAAGGGTTAATAGCATCAAGCCTTGAAACTGAGGCGATTTTTTAGCGCCTTGCTTGAGCTTGCTAAATTGCTGCCTAGTTTTTACCGACATTCAAGTCGTTGCCTGTAAAAGGCTATGGCTGCTACACATCTGCTTAAAGCGATTGGCTAATCACTTGCTAGACCATTGAGTAGTTAGCTATGCGCAGTAATAAGTATGATTAGCGAATGAGAGTATCGTGATACCAATCTTTGGCGCTGTAGAGCTAATTATCGAGGGCCGTTAATCATCTAATCCTGCCGCTTAACATGTATTTATTATGCAAGATCAATGATCTGACAAGGAATCAATGGTTTTATATAGAACCCAGACGCTATGTTAAATCAGTAACTGTGACCTAGCTAGTTTGGGCTAAATAAACCACACCCGCCGTCGGCACTAAGTCTTTAGTCTAAAATTGCATATTTATTAATTTATTTTGCAATTTGACCAATAAAATTTTGAATGTTGGCAAATTAACATTTTGTCTGTTCAGCGCCTTATGCTGCCTTTCGATAATCAAGTTGACGTAAAGGTAAGATTTAAACGCTCGTTTGATTGATGGGTGTGGGCATTCAAATATAAGCTATTGTTTTAGGTTAGATAACTTAGTTGCCGCTAGAGATAATCCTAAACACCTTAGTCTCTAATCTCCTCAAATATCCCATAAATAAGTGTAATCATATAATTACACAGTGAAATTATATTACGGATTTAATAACAACCGTTCCTTGCTGGTGCAGTTGTCAGACAAGTCACTCGCTATCGTTTTAACCTTAATTTTCATCTTAATAAAGTTGATTAAAAACAGATGCTTGAGTCACCTTTGTTCTTTGGTATTACCAATTTAATTCGCACGCCACATAAGTAAAGTGATTGCTAATGCTGTTGCCGGATTGTTGCTTTAACAAATATTCAGCGATAGGGTTAGTACTAATTCAACATTTGCAGGTTGAGCTGCTAATGCGGTGAAGTTTCATGGTTTAGGTGCCACTAGCATGAGGTGGATATATCCACCACGCCAAGCACAGCCACCTAAGCGCTAGCAGCTAAGCCGAGCTTGCGAACAACCTAGTTACATTAGTTACTCATGAATTAAGGTATTAAGAGGTATAACAATGACGGCGACATCTATGACTATGAGCGAACAACAGTCAGCACTAAAAATTGTTGGCAAAAATATACCTGGCGTTGATGCTGTGTTTACTGAAGGAGCCTTGTCGTTTGTCGAAGGCTTATGCCAGACCTTTATGCCAGAGCGCGATCACTTGCTTGAAGTGCGTAAACAAAAACAATTGCTGATTGATAATGGTCAACTGCCTGATTTTTTACCGCAAACTCGATCTATTCGCGATAGTGAGTGGCAAATCCGTGGCATTCCCCACGACTTACGTGACCGCAGAGTCGAAATCACTGGGCCGGTTGAGCGTAAAATGATCATCAATGCGCTCAATGCCAATGTAAAAGTGTTCATGGCTGACTTTGAAGACTCATTAGCGCCGTCGTGGGAGAAGGTGATTCAGGGGCAGATAAACCTGCGTGATGCCGTTAATGGCACTATCACTTATACCAATGAAGAAACCGGCAAGTTATATCAGTTAAATGATAAGCCAGCAGTGTTGGTTAGCCGCGTTCGTGGTTTGCATTTGCCAGAGAAACATCTGCAATTTCAAGGGAAACCAATTCCTGGCGGACTACTGGATTTTGCCTTGTATTTTTATCATAACTATCGCCGCCTACTGAGCAAAGGCTCAGGCCCTTACTTCTATATTCCTAAATTGCAAAGCCATGAAGAAGCGCGCTGGTGGGCGAAAGTGTTCGCCTTTGCTGAAGAGCGTTTTTGTTTAGCACCCGGCACCATTAAATGCACCTGCTTAATTGAAACCTTACCCGCCGTCTTTGAAATGGACGAGATTCTGTATGAATTACGCTCCAACATAGTCGCGCTTAATTGCGGTCGTTGGGATTATATTTTCAGTTATATCAAAACGTTAAAAAACCATAGTCATAGAGTGCTGCCAGATCGCCAGCAAATTGGTATGGATAAACCGTTTTTAAGTGCTTACTCGCGGTTGTTAATTAAAACCTGCCATAAACGCGGCGCACTAGCCATGGGCGGCATGGCCGCCTTTATTCCGGCCAAAGATGAGCAAACCAATCAAGCTGTATTGGCCAAAGTTAAAAAGGATAAAGAGTTAGAAGCGCGTAATGGCCATGATGGCACTTGGGTGGCGCACCCTGGTCTTGCTGATACGGCCATGGCGATATTTAACGATTACATCGGCCAAAATCATACCAATCAATTGCATATTACCCGCGATGTAGATGCTCCAATTTTAGCGGCAGAACTGTTAGCGCCGTGTGAAGGCGAGCGCACGGAAGAGGGCATGCGCCTTAATTTGCGCATCGCGCTGCAATATATCGAAGCTTGGATTGGTGGCAATGGCTGCGTGCCGATTTATGGCCTGATGGAAGATGCCGCGACTGCCGAAATCAGCCGCACCTCTATTTGGCAGTGGATCCGCCATGGCAAGCAATTATCCAATGGCAAATTAGTCACCAAAGACCTGTTTAAATCCATGTTGGTGGAAGAGCTCGCCAAGGTTAAAGAAGAAGTCGGCCAAGAAGCGTTTACTCGCGGCCAGTTCACTAAGGCTGCCGTACTGCTTGAACAAATCACTACCTCAGATGAGCTGGTAGATTTCTTAACAGAACCCGGATACCAATTATTAACCGAATAATGCATGACCAAGTTAATGGGCGCGAACGGTTCGTGCCCATCCCCCAGTCTGAAGGAGCAAGTCTATGAGTCAGTCACAACCAAATCGCCAGCAACAAATTGATGCGTTAAAAAAAGATTGGGCAGAAAACCCACGTTGGCAAGGTGTTCGTCGTCCTTATACCGCTGAAGAAGTGGTGAGTCTGCGGGGGTCATTTGTACCTGAAAATACTATTGCGCAGCGCGGCGCCGCTAAGTTGTGGCATTTAGTGAACGGTGGCGCTAAAAAAGGTTATGTTAATTCACTCGGCGCTTTAACTGGCGGCCAAGCAGTGCAACAAGCCAAAGCTGGGATTGAAGCGATTTATCTGTCTGGTTGGCAGGTAGCGGCCGATGCCAACTTAGCTGGCACCATGTATCCAGATCAATCTTTATATCCAGCCAACTCAGTGCCTGCGGTAGTATCACGCATCAATAATTCATTTCGCCGCGCTGATCAAATTCAGTGGAGCAATCAAATTGATGAAGGTAAGCCTGGTTACACTGATTATTTCCTGCCGATTATTGCTGACGCCGAAGCAGGCTTTGGCGGCGTGCTTAACGCCTATGAATTGATGAAGGCCATGATAGATGCGGGCGCCGCTGGCGTTCATTTTGAAGATCAGCTGGCCTCAGTGAAGAAATGCGGCCACATGGGCGGCAAGGTCTTAGTGCCAACTCAAGAAGCGGTGCAAAAACTGGTGGCGGCGCGTTTAGCGGCCGATGTCAGCGGTACCCAAACCTTAGTGATTGCGCGCACCGATGCTAACGCGGCTGACTTATTAACCTCGGATTGCGACCCGTATGATCGCGACTTTGTGACTGGCGAGCGCACTAGCGAAGGCTTCTATCGCGTTAATGCCGGTCTTGACCAAGCGATTTCTCGCGGTCTTGCTTACGCCCCTTATGCGGATTTAATTTGGTGTGAAACCGCAAAACCTGATCTTGATGAAGCGCGCCGTTTTGCTGAGGCGATTCATGCCCAGTACCCAGATCAATTACTGGCATATAACTGCTCACCATCGTTTAACTGGAAGAAGAATTTAGATGACGCCACCATAGCGCGCTTCCAGCAAGAGCTGTCGGACATGGGTTATAAGTACCAGTTCATCACCTTAGCAGGTATCCATAACATGTGGTACAACATGTTCGATTTGGCGTACGACTATGCCCGCGGCGAAGGTATGAAGCATTATGTGGAAAAAGTTCAAGAAGTAGAATTTGCTGCCGCAGCTAAAGGTTACACCTTCGTGGCACACCAACAAGAAGTAGGTACAGGTTACTTTGATAAGGTCACTACCGTTATTCAAGGTGGGCATTCTTCGGTGACGGCATTGACTGGCTCAACTGAAGAACAACAATTCTAACTATTTGTTTCTATATCGAAATAGTTAATGCTTTTGAAGTGAATTTGCGGCCTTAGTGCCGCATTTTTTTTGGGCTTTCCTATACTCATAGAACTTGGATGCAATAGTAGAGCAGTGGATGCCAGTAAAACACACCTCAAATCGCCTCGATTACTGGATAAACTATCTAGGCGAACAAGAACTCCCTGCATTATGTTCAAGTATTCGCAGCCTTGAATCCTTAGCTGATGATAATGTCAGTCCTCTTGCCAATATCAGCCGCAGTGTCATGCATGATAATGCGTTAACGTCGCGCATTTTACGGGTAGTTAATACTGTTACTTATCATAAGGGTGGCCCACCCATTACCACCTTGAGCCGCGCCGCTGTGGTGCTGGGCTTTGATGTGATGCGCAATATTTGCCTAACCGCTAAGCTTTTAAGCACCACCATTGAAAAAGATTTAGTGACAGGCTCAGTGTATCAGATGCTACTTAGGCAAATGGCGCGCTCGTTTCAAGCCGCCATGATAGGACGCATGATGCAGCAGCAACAAAAAGAGCCGCTGCGGGAAGAGGTCTTTATTGCTAGTCTGCTATTTCATTTGGGAGAAACTGCTTTTTGGAGCAGCGCTCAGCCAGAAGTGAAGTCGTTAGCCATTAAGCTACAAATGTGCCTCTCGGACGCCGAGCAGCAACAAGCTATTCGCGAAGTGATCGGGGGGCGATTTAATCAATTAACGCTTGGATTAGTCACGCAGTGGGGACTTGGCGCCTTGCTGCAAAGCGCGCTTAGTCAACATCAAAGCTGTCCACCTGAATCCTTAAGCATCATTAAGGCTAATGAATTGAGCGCCGCATTAGAGCAAGGTAATCCCGCTGAGATCGAAGCCTTAATCATTCAATGCGCTGAGTTATTAGGGGAGGATATTCATGAGTTTACTGAACGTTTAGATAAGTGCTTAAAAGCCACGATTAAATTAACTCATGCATATGGCGCCAATGAATTAGTGGAATATTTAGCGCCCAATATTGACAGTTTACACCCGAAAAATAATCAGAGTGAAGCGCTACAAGTTGCCAGCGCCCAGCATAAACAAATTCAAATTTTATCTCAGTTAGCGGCACTGGCTGGCGCTAAAGCTGACTTTAATCCCATCTTGCAATTAGTGCTCGAAGGCTTAGTCGATGGCGTGGGGCTTAAGCGTGCCTGCGTGTTGTTATTAACTAAAGATAAGCGCGGTTTGACGCCCAAAATGGCCTATGGGGATGATTGCAGCAGTCTTAAGGCAGAGTTAGCGTTAACCATTGACGAAAACCCATTGATTGGTCGTGTTATCGAAGATAAAACCATGATGTATTATGGTCAATCTCAGCAATGGCATGAGTATTTGCATCCTCTTGCAAGCATTACCCTTAAAGCTAATTCACTCGCTATATTAATCAATCGCCATCGTAATAAAAGCTGCGGTATAGGCGCCATAGTGCTAGAAAATAAGGTGATAGGTTTAGTGTATTTTGACAATAAACAGGGGTTAACTGAATCGCAGATACAAGGGGCTGTATTGTTTTGGCAACAGGCTAATTTATGCTTGAATTTGGCCTATCAAAGATAATGCTAGAGTTTGGTTAACTCTGGTAACCATTCACAAGGGTCGAGTCGATAATAGCGCCGTAAACATTGATATAACTTAGGATGTTCGGCATTGAGTTGATGGCCTTGCTCAAAAAAGACTTCAGTACATACCGCAAAAAATTCGGCTTCATTGGTAGCGCCATAGGCATCGATGAGATGAGCTTGCTGATGTGCAATCGCTTGCTGCAAGGCTGCGTATTCTCTAGCCATGACCTCAGACCACAATTGATATTCTGCAGCATTGTTAAGTTGCGGCGCGCCGTTAGCTTTACCATTGATTTGATCTAATTGATGAGCAAATTCATGGAAGACTACATTGCCAGCCATGCCTGGGTGAGTCGCATCATTGAGTACATTCGCCCAAGCTAAGATGACTTTGCCTTGCTCCCACGACTCGCCACTTAATACGTGACTATGGCGATGGGCGACGCCAAAGCCATCGAGCTGTTCAGTTTCGACAATAAAAGCTTCCGGGTACACCAAAATAGTGCTGAGCTTGTCATAGTAATTGGTTTCTTGTTCTTTATTGAGCAGAAGCAAACAAGCTTGCGCCGCTATGGTCACCTTGATGGCATCAGTAATAACGAGCTCATTACAGCCAATAAACTGTTTTTCTTCAATAAATAGAATGATTAATTGTTTTAGCCTTAATTGCAGATGTGCTGGTAACCAGAAAAAATAGGGAACATGGGTCTTAATGATTTGGCGCCACGCCTTAGGGAATGGCCTTGCCATAATGCGGCGTCTAACGCGCGCTTGACGAAATGGAGCCGTTATAATCCAAGCTATTACCGTAAGGGCAATGATGAGTAAGAATGTGATAGTGACCATAACGCCTTCTTAATTAGCCGTCATGGCAGTGGGGGGGACTTAAGCGATAGATTATAAATAGCATAAAAATAGCAGTTATAGCTATCTTGCTACGACTACAGGTACAAGTTAATACATGCTGACACTACTAATGAGGAGCTTAATTAAGCTCCTCATTTAGGCCATGATAAGGCGCACTGAGTTGCGCTCTTTGCTGCGGGCTTAATTGATAATGGGCTTGAATAAGTTGCCTGATGATTTTTGACTTTGATTGCTGCTGCTCGCCGGCCATGATGGACAGTTGTTTAATGGCATCCTCAGATAAACTAAAAGTCGCATTACGGTTTTTCGCCAGTGTTTGCGGGTCTTGCAAACTCACTTCGAGTGGTAACTCTAATGCTAACGGCGTGATTAAACGCAGTGGTTGCACCGGCAAAGGTGCTGGTATCGCTGCTATATCCTTACTGTGTATTGGTTTGTCATAAATAGCACTGACATGCATATTGTTGCCATGTAATTGCCCCATGGCATATAAGTTAGATTCCTCGATAAAGTCTTCAATACTGACTGATGTTGGCGGCAAGCGCTGACGGTTAGCTGACGATACGGCTTTCTTGAGATCGGCCATGCCCATAAGCGCCTCCATTGGTCGTGGGTTTATTGTTACGGATGTCATCAATCAGGCTTTCTGTGCTACTAAAGCCTAAAAACTCCAGCACTATGGCGCGAATTTCCGCTGCGGCTTTACCTTCTTTGTCGATTTCAATGACAGATAATCCTGATTCTTCGCTGTCATCATAAATATTGCGGCTGTAAGTGATGGCATCGAGCACATGGATGTCATAAGTGCGGCACACTTCTTTGGCTTCTAAAATTCGGCCCGCTTGATTGGGTAAATTGGGACACTGGGTCATAACAAAGCATGCATGCAGATCGGGATTCACCATGGAGCAGGTTGCCACCACATCATCCATGTGCAATACCGTTTTAAGATCGCGCCGTTTAGGTCGCAGTGGCATTAATACATGTTTCGCCACCGACATGCTGGCGCGCAGAGCTAAGTTATCTTGGCCGCCACAGTCGATAATCACAAAGTCATAGTGCTGTTGTAAACTTAATAGATCGTTACGAATTTTACCGTAGAGCTGCACGCAATTGATGGGGATAAGTTCAGGGTTATTATTACGCGCTTGGATCCAATCTGAGGTGGTGCGTTGTGGGTCGCAGTCAACCATGATGACAGATGCATGGCAATCTCGGCTAAGAAAGACGGCAATATTCTGTGCTAGGCAACTTTTGCCACTGCCACCTTTTTCTCCGCCAACCAATATAATCATAGTAAGTTCCTTTTATCGACTTGGGATCTTAGCCTGCTTCAGATAAGCTAAATGGGTCTAAAGATAAGTCATATTCCTTGTTATTGACTGTAGTGGTGAGTTTCACACTTGGCAATCTCGCTTTGTTTGACGCAGTCAAGGATAAGCGCTGGTGGCGATGATTTGGCTGCCACAGACGCTAAGTCAAAATACTGACGGTTAAGCGGCATGCGAGATTGGTCTAATTAACCCCATGTTTTTCTATGGTTTTGTATTATTTAGCTACGCAGTGAATGAATTGCAGCAACTATTAGCGCCACTATCTTAGGTTCCCTTATGCTTATTTAGTTGCCTTAGGCATGTTTGTTATTTGTAAATTTTCTAAGTTATTTTTTCATTAAGGATATTCAGTGTCAGGTGCGAGTGAGCAACAATTAGTCGAAGCCATTAATCAGGTAATGCCTTTTGGTAAGTACAAAGGTCTTAAATTATTAAGGTTACCAGAGCCTTATCTCGTATGGTTTCATCGCCAAGGGTTTCCCCCGGGAAAACTCGGTGAGCAATTAGCGTTAATGTACGAAATTAAGCTCAATGGACTCGAAGCGCAATTTCAAGGCTTCTTAATTGATCGCTGATAATTTATCCAACTGATTGGCGAATGTGAGATCTGGACAGAATTTTAGTGGCAAGTGACTGCAGGGATTGCGCAGAATATGGTATTGCTTAGTCATAGTAAGGCTGTCATTGGGTCAGTCACAGAAGGATGCCTCTAATGAAATTAAAATTATCTGGAATGTTTGCTGCAGTTGTTATGGCGTGTTGTTCAATGTCAGCCCTTGCTGATGAAGCGTATCAAGGCAAAGTACTTGAAACCATGAATGCTGGCGGTTATACCTATGTACAAGTACAGCAAGGTGACACGAGTATTTGGGCTGCGGGTCCTCAGGTGGCTGTGAGTCAAGGTGATGTGGTGTCATTATCTGGTCAAAGCTGGATGAAAGATTTTACTAGCAAAACCTTAAACCGTACTTTTGATAAGATTTTATTTGTCGGTAAAATCGACAAGCAATAATTTCAGTTCGGGTTTTCTAGTTAATAAAAGCAGCTATTTAGCTGCTTTTATTTTGGCTATAGGTTTTTATACTTCAACTAGGTAGATGGGTTATGTCAGTGGCATTAATGACACCAGATTTTTACATTATTGCTTACCATAAAGATTATGCCTTGGCGGTGAGCGAGTTATTTCATCAGGCAGTACAAGGGATTGAGCATCCAAGTTATTCATTGGCACAAATTAATGCTTGGTCCAGTGCGCCGCGTTCAGCACGTCATTGGCATCAAAGGTTATCTCGCAGCCAATCTTGGTTAGCTGTACTGAAAGAGCAAGGTACTTGTATTGGTTTTATTAATGTGGAATCAGGCTTTAGAGAGCTTGGCTATATTGATAGTTTATATATTGACCCAGCCTATCAAGGACTAGGCGTCGGCAGCCAATTAATCGCTAAAGTGATTACTTGGGGACAAGATGCTAGGCTTTCACAGTTAACCCTTGATGCTTCTTATTTATCGCGGCCGTTATTTAGTAAACATGGATTTGTGCAACAACAAAAAATCTATCAAATTAAATCCGGGCAGATTATCCCAAGTTTTCAGATGAGTCTTGAATTATGACATCCTTTAAGATTTGCGCTTATGTTCCAGCCGACATTCCGCACCTGATTTAGGAATAAATTTGTCGATAGCGTTCGCCTAGCACGTCGAGAATGATCTGTTGGTCCACCGTGAGTCCCGTAACTTGAGGTGGCGCTTCTCCCAACTGGTATTCGTGTACCCCGCCAAAGCGTAAAAAAATCCACCGCGCTGTCGGTTTTTGCGTGGGTTTCTTTTTCATGTCCGCCACACTGCGATTCTGCTCTACTAAACCCTGCCGGATCCGGTGCTCTAGCGCCGCATAAATCATCAGGCTACTGGTCATCACCATCAGCAATGCTTCGATACGTTCCGGTTTTTTAAGATACAACGAGGAGGTTAAAAATTCGGGACTTTTCAGAAAGCGAAACCCACGCTCGACGTTTTGCTGGGCTTTATAAATTGCCAACAGCTCAACCATGGTGAGCGTTTCACTGTGATCATTGGTCGCGAGGATGAACACCCCTGTCTGGTTGCGCGCTTCTGCTACCCGCGCCAAGCTACTTGCGGCTAACCCCTTGATGTGAAATTGGTAGCTCACCGGCACTTCACCCTTTTGCGGCCTTCCGCGCCCAGCATAGAGAGGTTCACTCACGACCTCTGCTTCCAGTTGCAGCAGATTTAAGCTGGCAGCAAAACGGGCTAATTCAGCCTGCGCATCGGCCTCGCAGGCAAAACGCTGGGCACATAATTTGTTGAAGGCTTTCAGCTCACGCGTGCTGTCTTTAAGTAGATTTTTGGCTAATGTTTGCTGCTCACGGTGGCTAGCCTGTTCGCTGCGCACCAGCAACCAACGCTGCGCGACGTCGGCATAATTGGCGCTTTGCCAACAGCCATGATAGCCATTGCCCAGCGCGACCAGCGACTGGGTGCCAATGGTTGCCACGGCCCGCTTGGCCTCATTGAGTGTGACAGGCACTCGAGTCACGAACAACTGTTGCTGTTGAGCCAGTAGTTGCAAGGTATCAGCGCAATACAGCGCCGCATCGCCGACCAGGTAACGACTCTCCTGCGCGGCCTTGAGACTGCTCAAGTGGCGCCGTACGGTCTGGGCAAAGGCCTTGGTATCATTACTATTACCACTCAAGGCCTGCATGTAGATGGGCAGGCCGGCCTGATTTTCGCAGATAAGTTCTAGGATAACCTGGTTCAGCTCGGGCCGATGGTCGCGGCTATAGCCACGTACCAATTGCAACTTACCGAGCTTTTCGCCATCGGTTTGGTCATAGGCGCCATCGACGTGGAAGCTGGTGATATCGAGGTGCACTGCCGTACTTTTGAGCTCCAATCGCTCTACGACCTGTTCCGCCATCACCTGATAAAGCGTGCTGACATCGGCCTCAAAGAGGGCATCAAGGCAGCGGCCGAGCACGTCATCATTGAGGTCATCGGCACAGATCCCCGGGCCAATCAGACGCTCTACAGGCTTGTTGGCAAAGAATTGCGGGAACATGTGCAAGGTCGAACTATGAAAGCCAAGACCATTCAGTATCATCGCCACCAACGCTTCACCATGTGAAACTTTGTAGGGCGGCGTTTTGGGGAGCACCGCATCAATCATGCGA is from Shewanella sp. SNU WT4 and encodes:
- a CDS encoding type II toxin-antitoxin system RatA family toxin, which codes for MPKLSRSALVRASALQMYELVNDVESYHEFLPGCVGGKVIEFDGKTMLASVDVAKAGIKKTFTTRNQVIPGKRIELRLENGPFKHLQGYWQFTELTDDACKVEFELDFAFSSPLVALAFGKIFEELVGSMVQAFSQRAKVIYPR
- a CDS encoding RnfH family protein is translated as MNPNLDKFSVDVIYALPDRAKVVSVMVNGETTVLEAVVQSGIVNFFPEIDINTVKLGSFSRMVKSSELLVPGMRVEIYRPLIADPKDVRRRRAEQAKDDGRLNKITGAKL
- the bamE gene encoding outer membrane protein assembly factor BamE translates to MITIKRTRQVLALTVLSLSISGCSVFDWLVYKPDVPQGNYVEQQQVEKLRIDMTKEQAEYILGRPVLRDSFANDTWYYVYHFKSGRDASIIHKELILNFDANGNLSQVTGDYELNTDFATPLEQSRLPMTNKPASEPLIPQSRGDAKPLIEEEKPLSQQSVTTDSE
- the aceB gene encoding malate synthase A — protein: MTATSMTMSEQQSALKIVGKNIPGVDAVFTEGALSFVEGLCQTFMPERDHLLEVRKQKQLLIDNGQLPDFLPQTRSIRDSEWQIRGIPHDLRDRRVEITGPVERKMIINALNANVKVFMADFEDSLAPSWEKVIQGQINLRDAVNGTITYTNEETGKLYQLNDKPAVLVSRVRGLHLPEKHLQFQGKPIPGGLLDFALYFYHNYRRLLSKGSGPYFYIPKLQSHEEARWWAKVFAFAEERFCLAPGTIKCTCLIETLPAVFEMDEILYELRSNIVALNCGRWDYIFSYIKTLKNHSHRVLPDRQQIGMDKPFLSAYSRLLIKTCHKRGALAMGGMAAFIPAKDEQTNQAVLAKVKKDKELEARNGHDGTWVAHPGLADTAMAIFNDYIGQNHTNQLHITRDVDAPILAAELLAPCEGERTEEGMRLNLRIALQYIEAWIGGNGCVPIYGLMEDAATAEISRTSIWQWIRHGKQLSNGKLVTKDLFKSMLVEELAKVKEEVGQEAFTRGQFTKAAVLLEQITTSDELVDFLTEPGYQLLTE
- the aceA gene encoding isocitrate lyase → MSQSQPNRQQQIDALKKDWAENPRWQGVRRPYTAEEVVSLRGSFVPENTIAQRGAAKLWHLVNGGAKKGYVNSLGALTGGQAVQQAKAGIEAIYLSGWQVAADANLAGTMYPDQSLYPANSVPAVVSRINNSFRRADQIQWSNQIDEGKPGYTDYFLPIIADAEAGFGGVLNAYELMKAMIDAGAAGVHFEDQLASVKKCGHMGGKVLVPTQEAVQKLVAARLAADVSGTQTLVIARTDANAADLLTSDCDPYDRDFVTGERTSEGFYRVNAGLDQAISRGLAYAPYADLIWCETAKPDLDEARRFAEAIHAQYPDQLLAYNCSPSFNWKKNLDDATIARFQQELSDMGYKYQFITLAGIHNMWYNMFDLAYDYARGEGMKHYVEKVQEVEFAAAAKGYTFVAHQQEVGTGYFDKVTTVIQGGHSSVTALTGSTEEQQF
- a CDS encoding HDOD domain-containing protein, whose amino-acid sequence is MPVKHTSNRLDYWINYLGEQELPALCSSIRSLESLADDNVSPLANISRSVMHDNALTSRILRVVNTVTYHKGGPPITTLSRAAVVLGFDVMRNICLTAKLLSTTIEKDLVTGSVYQMLLRQMARSFQAAMIGRMMQQQQKEPLREEVFIASLLFHLGETAFWSSAQPEVKSLAIKLQMCLSDAEQQQAIREVIGGRFNQLTLGLVTQWGLGALLQSALSQHQSCPPESLSIIKANELSAALEQGNPAEIEALIIQCAELLGEDIHEFTERLDKCLKATIKLTHAYGANELVEYLAPNIDSLHPKNNQSEALQVASAQHKQIQILSQLAALAGAKADFNPILQLVLEGLVDGVGLKRACVLLLTKDKRGLTPKMAYGDDCSSLKAELALTIDENPLIGRVIEDKTMMYYGQSQQWHEYLHPLASITLKANSLAILINRHRNKSCGIGAIVLENKVIGLVYFDNKQGLTESQIQGAVLFWQQANLCLNLAYQR
- a CDS encoding M90 family metallopeptidase; translated protein: MVTITFLLIIALTVIAWIITAPFRQARVRRRIMARPFPKAWRQIIKTHVPYFFWLPAHLQLRLKQLIILFIEEKQFIGCNELVITDAIKVTIAAQACLLLLNKEQETNYYDKLSTILVYPEAFIVETEQLDGFGVAHRHSHVLSGESWEQGKVILAWANVLNDATHPGMAGNVVFHEFAHQLDQINGKANGAPQLNNAAEYQLWSEVMAREYAALQQAIAHQQAHLIDAYGATNEAEFFAVCTEVFFEQGHQLNAEHPKLYQCLRRYYRLDPCEWLPELTKL
- a CDS encoding ribbon-helix-helix protein, CopG family, with the translated sequence MGMADLKKAVSSANRQRLPPTSVSIEDFIEESNLYAMGQLHGNNMHVSAIYDKPIHSKDIAAIPAPLPVQPLRLITPLALELPLEVSLQDPQTLAKNRNATFSLSEDAIKQLSIMAGEQQQSKSKIIRQLIQAHYQLSPQQRAQLSAPYHGLNEELN
- a CDS encoding AAA family ATPase, with translation MIILVGGEKGGSGKSCLAQNIAVFLSRDCHASVIMVDCDPQRTTSDWIQARNNNPELIPINCVQLYGKIRNDLLSLQQHYDFVIIDCGGQDNLALRASMSVAKHVLMPLRPKRRDLKTVLHMDDVVATCSMVNPDLHACFVMTQCPNLPNQAGRILEAKEVCRTYDIHVLDAITYSRNIYDDSEESGLSVIEIDKEGKAAAEIRAIVLEFLGFSSTESLIDDIRNNKPTTNGGAYGHGRSQESRIVS
- a CDS encoding DUF3820 family protein, translating into MSGASEQQLVEAINQVMPFGKYKGLKLLRLPEPYLVWFHRQGFPPGKLGEQLALMYEIKLNGLEAQFQGFLIDR